Proteins co-encoded in one Alphaproteobacteria bacterium genomic window:
- a CDS encoding UUP1 family membrane protein, translated as MRSLHVWSLALIFAAIGFGMAAYKHLTLEFPLTPDTTYKSWYVESRVDLASKNPWRQGDKPIIFTLQLPHQSERFVLVDENIVARGFGHEITESDADGNRTAVFSKRRMDANETIFYRAIVYELDSPSKQVVAAPPQPDSSYQKKNRPKLEEGEKEAPVYVAIDALIGEAKDKSASTKTFVREIYRLVGDASDDRVKLIRDSVEEELTDVELASLLLQADGISTRIAHGLKLSEDKRRAGTVQWLEVFVKNDWVGIDPEHRSFGLKDKYIVWWYGDKGLYSVEGNARAETMIAVRQNTNNALTRAIWKSGQLADLFLTFSFYNLPLDAQLVFNVLLMLPVGGLVMAFLRQVIGVKTFGTFMPVLVALAFRETGLFAGVLLFTLVVILGVIIRNYFDALKLLLVPRLTAVLTVVVIVLSLIAMITNQFGMIVGLSISLFPIVVLTMTIERMTMMWEEYGSETAIKTGLMSMGCAIIAYFAMNDETLNYLMFAFPELLLVVLALAMVMGRYNHYKLTEYIRFRQLQKSLAALEKKEAEKVK; from the coding sequence ATGCGTAGTCTGCATGTCTGGAGTTTGGCGCTCATTTTCGCGGCTATCGGCTTTGGCATGGCGGCGTATAAGCACCTCACTCTCGAATTCCCACTAACGCCCGATACGACCTATAAAAGCTGGTACGTTGAATCACGTGTCGATCTCGCATCGAAAAACCCATGGCGTCAGGGCGATAAGCCCATCATTTTCACGCTGCAATTGCCACACCAGTCCGAACGATTCGTGTTGGTGGACGAGAATATTGTCGCCCGCGGCTTCGGCCATGAAATCACTGAGTCGGACGCAGACGGCAACCGCACTGCTGTTTTCTCCAAACGTCGCATGGACGCCAACGAAACCATTTTCTACCGCGCAATCGTTTATGAGCTCGACTCACCTTCAAAGCAGGTCGTAGCAGCGCCGCCCCAGCCAGACTCTTCCTATCAGAAAAAGAATCGCCCTAAACTCGAAGAGGGTGAAAAAGAAGCACCTGTCTATGTTGCGATTGATGCGCTGATAGGCGAAGCGAAGGACAAATCTGCCTCCACCAAAACGTTCGTGCGTGAAATCTACCGACTGGTCGGTGACGCGAGCGATGACCGTGTAAAACTCATTCGTGATTCCGTAGAAGAAGAACTCACCGACGTAGAGCTCGCTTCACTACTCTTACAGGCGGATGGTATTTCAACCCGTATTGCACATGGTTTGAAATTATCTGAAGATAAGCGTCGTGCAGGCACTGTTCAGTGGCTTGAAGTATTCGTGAAGAATGATTGGGTCGGCATCGACCCCGAGCACCGCAGCTTCGGCCTAAAAGATAAATATATTGTCTGGTGGTACGGTGATAAAGGCCTTTACAGTGTGGAAGGTAACGCGCGCGCTGAGACGATGATTGCCGTGCGACAGAACACCAACAACGCATTGACCCGTGCAATTTGGAAGAGCGGTCAGCTTGCTGATTTATTCCTGACCTTCTCGTTCTATAACCTGCCGTTGGATGCACAGCTCGTATTTAACGTACTACTCATGCTTCCTGTTGGCGGCCTTGTGATGGCCTTTCTGCGACAAGTGATCGGTGTGAAAACCTTTGGTACCTTTATGCCCGTGCTGGTCGCGCTTGCTTTCCGCGAAACGGGGTTGTTCGCGGGTGTGCTGTTATTCACGTTGGTGGTGATACTTGGTGTGATCATCCGCAACTATTTTGATGCACTGAAACTGCTTCTCGTTCCGCGACTAACGGCGGTGCTTACCGTGGTCGTTATTGTACTGAGCTTGATCGCCATGATCACCAATCAGTTCGGCATGATTGTCGGTCTGTCGATTTCGCTCTTCCCAATCGTTGTGCTCACGATGACGATCGAGCGCATGACCATGATGTGGGAAGAATATGGCTCGGAAACCGCGATTAAAACAGGTCTGATGAGCATGGGCTGCGCTATCATCGCCTACTTCGCGATGAATGACGAAACCCTCAATTACCTAATGTTTGCATTTCCTGAGTTGCTACTCGTTGTATTGGCACTTGCTATGGTGATGGGCCGCTATAACCACTATAAACTCACCGAGTATATTCGCTTCCGCCAGTTGCAAAAGTCGCTCGCCGCGCTTGAGAAAAAAGAAGCTGAGAAAGTGAAATAA
- a CDS encoding ATP-dependent zinc protease, whose translation MLRISCILLLVMAATANAQPKADPKLKIVGWVENVTVAEVDITFKAKLDSGAKTSSIDAEVIDIRKVGKRKKGYTGEQVVFSIKNDNNNKSVTFERDIVRYVRIKKKNGGFLRRPVIKMELCIAGRQVNEEVNLANRENFIYPLLIGRNMMQHAKLSVDPSRTFVSRARCTEE comes from the coding sequence ATGTTACGCATTTCATGTATTCTGTTGCTAGTGATGGCGGCCACTGCCAATGCCCAACCTAAAGCAGACCCAAAGCTCAAAATTGTAGGCTGGGTTGAGAACGTGACTGTTGCAGAGGTGGATATTACCTTCAAGGCTAAGCTGGATTCAGGCGCGAAGACTTCCTCCATTGATGCAGAGGTCATTGATATACGCAAAGTTGGTAAGCGCAAAAAAGGCTACACAGGCGAGCAGGTGGTTTTTAGCATCAAGAATGATAACAATAATAAGTCGGTCACCTTTGAGCGCGATATTGTACGCTATGTGCGCATTAAAAAGAAAAACGGTGGCTTTCTGCGCCGCCCAGTTATCAAAATGGAACTCTGTATCGCTGGCCGCCAGGTGAATGAAGAAGTGAACCTTGCCAATCGCGAAAACTTCATTTACCCACTGCTGATAGGTCGTAACATGATGCAACATGCCAAGCTGTCGGTGGATCCTTCTCGTACCTTCGTCAGTCGCGCTCGTTGTACTGAGGAATAA